The region GCGAACATGTCGGCCAGGTTGCCGGCCACGGTAACCTCGCTGACGGGATAGGCGATCTCGCCGTTTTCGATCCAGAAGCCGGCGGCGCCGCGGCTGTAGTCGCCGGTGACGTAGTTGATGCCGAAGCCGATGAGTTCGTTGACGTAAAAACCTTGCTCGATGCTGGCCATCAGCTCGGCCGGGCTCTTGGCCCCGGCTTCGAGGTAAAGATTGGTGGGCGAAGGCGAGGGCGGCGTGCTGGTGCCGCGGCTGGCGTGGCCGCTGCTGGTGAGGCCGAGCTGGTGGGCCGAGGCGCGGTCCAAAAGCCAGGTCTTAAGGAGGCCCTTTTCGATGATGGTGGTGCGCCGGTTGGCTACGCCCTCGCCGTCGAAGGGCTTGGATGCCAGGCCGCGCCGCCGGTGGGGGTCGTCGACCACCCGCACGGCCGGCCGGAACAGTCGCTCGCCCATACGGTCCTTGAGAAAACTGCTGCCGCGGGCGACCGACGGGCCGGAAATCGCGCTGGCCAGGTGGCGCACCAGGCCGTTGGCGACGCGGGGGTCGTAGATCACCGGCACCTGGGTGGTCTCGACCTGGCGCGGATCGAGCCTGGCCACGGCGCGCCGCCCGGCCGATGCGCCGATGGCTGCGGGGTCGTCGAGATCGTCGCCGAAGCGGGCGCTGGCGAAGTCGTAGTCGCGCTCCATGCCCGTGCCCTGGCCGGCCAGCACCGAGACGCTGACGCTTTGGCGCGAGGCCAGGTAATGGCCGCGAAAGCCATGGCTGGTGGCCAGGGCCACGGCCGACATGCCCCAGCTCGCCTCGGCGCCTTCGGAATTGCTCACGCCTTCGATGGCCCGGGCCGCGTCCTCGGCCTCGGCGGCCCGGGCGTAAAGGGTCTCGGCCTCTTGCTCGCTGGCGTCGAAAAGGTCGAGGTCGGCAATGTCGCGGGCCAACAAATTCGTCTCCGCGAGACCGGCATGCGGATCTTCGGGCGCCGCCCGGGCCATGGCCACGGCGCGCGCCACCATTTCGTCAAGCGTCGCCGATGCCGTGTCGGACGACGACACCACGCCCTGGCCCTGGCCGACGAAGACGCGCAAGCCCAAGTCGCTGGATTCGGATCGCTCGATGTCCTCGCGTTTGCCCAGGCGCTGGCTGACGGCCAGCGAGGTGGTCTCGAAGGTGACCGCGTCGGCGGCCTCGGCACCGGCCCGAGCGGCGCGGCCGAGCACGTCGTCGAGCAGCCCCAAAAGTCGCTCGCCGGCCTGGGCCGGGTGGCTGGCAAAGGTTTGGCTCATGGCATTATCCCGTCGTCGCTGGCGCCCCTTATATAGGGTTTCCAGGTGCCGCCGTCGCGCTTATTTCCAGATCGGCCGGCCTGAGCCCGGCAGGCCGAGACGCGGCCATTTTTCCGTCACCAGTTCGACGATTTCGGCCGACATGCCCAGCGGCCGGCCCCATTCGCGCTCCGTCTCGGGGGGGATCTTGGCGGTGGCGTCGATGCCCAGCTTGCTGCCCAGGCCCGAGACCGGCGAGGCGAAGTCGAGGTAATCGATGGGCGTGCCTTCGATAATAGTTGTGTCGCGGGCCGGATCGACGTTGGTGGCCAGCGCCCAGACCACGTCGTGCCAGTTGCGCGCATCGAGGTCCGAGTCAATTACGATGACGAACTTGGTGTACATGAATTGGCGCAGGACCGACCACACCCCCATCATCAAACGCCGGGCATGGCCGGGATAGGCCTTCTTCAGCGAGACCACGGCCAGGCGGTAGGAACAGGCCTCGGGCGGCAGCCAGAAGTCGGCGATCTCGGGAAA is a window of Alphaproteobacteria bacterium DNA encoding:
- a CDS encoding metallopeptidase TldD-related protein, whose amino-acid sequence is MSQTFASHPAQAGERLLGLLDDVLGRAARAGAEAADAVTFETTSLAVSQRLGKREDIERSESSDLGLRVFVGQGQGVVSSSDTASATLDEMVARAVAMARAAPEDPHAGLAETNLLARDIADLDLFDASEQEAETLYARAAEAEDAARAIEGVSNSEGAEASWGMSAVALATSHGFRGHYLASRQSVSVSVLAGQGTGMERDYDFASARFGDDLDDPAAIGASAGRRAVARLDPRQVETTQVPVIYDPRVANGLVRHLASAISGPSVARGSSFLKDRMGERLFRPAVRVVDDPHRRRGLASKPFDGEGVANRRTTIIEKGLLKTWLLDRASAHQLGLTSSGHASRGTSTPPSPSPTNLYLEAGAKSPAELMASIEQGFYVNELIGFGINYVTGDYSRGAAGFWIENGEIAYPVSEVTVAGNLADMFAALEAADDLEFRYGVNSPTVRIDGMTVAGA